From one Streptomyces sp. R41 genomic stretch:
- a CDS encoding amino acid ABC transporter ATP-binding protein — protein sequence MTEVSVAKDAVAATDELVVLKSVNKHFGALHVLQDIDLTIARGEVVVVIGPSGSGKSTLCRTINRLETIDSGDISIDGKPLPAEGKALARLRADVGMVFQSFNLFAHKTVLDNVMLGQIKVRKADKKAAEEKARALLDRVGLANQADKYPAQLSGGQQQRVAIARALAMDPKVMLFDEPTSALDPEMINEVLEVMQQLARDGMTMIVVTHEMGFARSAANRVVFMADGRIVEEAVPDQFFSNPRSDRAKDFLSKILHH from the coding sequence ATGACCGAAGTATCGGTGGCCAAGGACGCTGTGGCCGCGACCGACGAACTGGTCGTCCTGAAGAGCGTCAACAAGCACTTCGGCGCGTTGCACGTGCTCCAGGACATCGACCTGACGATCGCCCGGGGCGAGGTCGTCGTGGTCATCGGACCCTCCGGGTCCGGGAAGTCCACCCTGTGCCGCACCATCAACCGCCTGGAGACGATCGATTCGGGCGACATCTCGATCGACGGCAAGCCGCTGCCCGCGGAGGGCAAGGCGCTCGCCCGGCTGCGGGCCGACGTGGGCATGGTCTTCCAGTCCTTCAACCTCTTCGCGCACAAGACGGTGCTCGACAACGTGATGCTGGGCCAGATCAAGGTCCGCAAGGCCGACAAGAAGGCCGCCGAGGAGAAGGCCCGCGCGCTGCTCGACCGCGTCGGCCTCGCCAATCAGGCGGACAAGTACCCCGCGCAACTGTCGGGCGGCCAGCAGCAGCGCGTCGCGATCGCGCGGGCGCTGGCGATGGACCCGAAGGTCATGCTCTTCGACGAGCCGACCTCGGCACTGGACCCCGAGATGATCAACGAGGTCCTTGAGGTCATGCAGCAGCTCGCGCGCGACGGCATGACCATGATCGTCGTCACCCACGAGATGGGCTTCGCTCGTTCGGCTGCCAACCGAGTGGTCTTCATGGCCGACGGTCGGATCGTCGAAGAGGCTGTGCCGGACCAGTTCTTCAGCAATCCCCGCAGCGACCGGGCCAAGGATTTCCTGTCGAAGATCCTGCACCACTGA
- a CDS encoding response regulator transcription factor translates to MRLLLVEDDNHVAAALSAVLARHGFDVTHARSGEEALQALVPEGDGFGVVLLDLGLPDQDGYEVCGKIRKRTSTPVIMVTARADVRSRIHGLNLGADDYVVKPYDTGELLARIHAVSRRSVPDDASAPGDSALKLGPVHIELPNRQVTVDGLVVQLTRKEFDLLALLAQRPGVVFRREQIISEVWRTSWEGTGRTLEVHVASLRSKLRMPALIETVRGVGYRLVAPAS, encoded by the coding sequence ATGAGACTGCTCCTCGTCGAGGACGACAACCATGTCGCCGCCGCCCTGTCCGCGGTGCTGGCGCGGCACGGCTTCGACGTCACGCACGCCCGCAGCGGCGAGGAGGCCCTGCAGGCGCTGGTCCCCGAGGGCGACGGGTTCGGCGTCGTCCTGCTCGACCTGGGCCTGCCCGACCAGGACGGCTACGAGGTCTGCGGCAAGATCCGCAAGCGGACCAGCACTCCGGTGATCATGGTCACGGCGCGCGCCGACGTACGCTCCCGGATCCACGGCCTCAACCTCGGCGCCGACGACTACGTAGTGAAGCCGTACGACACCGGGGAACTGCTCGCCCGTATCCACGCCGTCAGCCGGCGCAGTGTCCCCGACGACGCCTCGGCCCCCGGCGACAGCGCGCTGAAGCTCGGCCCCGTGCACATCGAACTCCCCAACCGTCAGGTCACCGTGGACGGTTTGGTTGTCCAACTGACCCGCAAGGAGTTCGACCTTCTCGCGCTGCTGGCCCAGCGGCCCGGAGTGGTGTTCCGCCGGGAACAGATCATCAGCGAGGTGTGGCGCACCAGTTGGGAGGGGACCGGGCGCACCCTGGAGGTGCATGTCGCGTCCCTGCGCTCCAAGCTGCGCATGCCGGCGCTGATCGAGACCGTGCGCGGCGTCGGGTACCGGCTCGTCGCCCCTGCGTCGTAG